In Procambarus clarkii isolate CNS0578487 chromosome 25, FALCON_Pclarkii_2.0, whole genome shotgun sequence, the following proteins share a genomic window:
- the LOC123756410 gene encoding uncharacterized protein: MRAWAVLYLLLTAASTMADNVALFWNLYDAVISGGRILHDVADGVGAVSKAIRAIDHFLDASAEAQVTASLAKATEEPGNTAGNTSPSQQAQEDSAPAPADTSIPSFSGCGALGLHIRDETLPVTRLTECCGTHDICYRASCRANKRDCDSKLKNCLYSVCDDRTMARGVQQTCRGAAKLLFSGTMALSFQQYNTAQAVLECKKSQKGGKRR; the protein is encoded by the exons ATGCGGGCCTGGGCGGTGCTTTACCTGCTGCTGACGGCGGCGTCGACGATGGCTGACAACGTCGCGCTGTTTTGGAACCTGTACGACGCCGTCATCTCAGGGGGACGGATTCTCCACGACGTCGCTGACGGAGTCGGCGCGGTCTCCAAGGCTATCAGGGCCATCGACCACTTTCTTGACGCTTCCGCCGAGGCTCAG GTGACGGCGTCTCTGGCGAAGGCCACGGAGGAGCCAGGGAACACTGCAGGGAACACCTCACCATCACAGCAG GCCCAGGAAGATAGTGCTCCGGCGCCTGCTGACACCTCAATCCCAAGCTTCAGCGGGTGTGGCGCCTTAGGTCTCCATATAAGAGACGAGACCTTACCGGTGACCCGTCTGACGGAGTGCTGCGGCACCCACGACATCTGCTACCGGGCCTCCTGCAGAGCGAATAAGCGGGATTGCGACTCCAAGCTGAAGAACTGCTTGTATTCCGTCTGCGACGACCGGACGATGGCCCGCGGGGTACAGCAGACTTGTAGGGGCGCCGCCAAGCTCCTCTTTTCCGGCACGATGGCCCTCTCCTTCCAGCAGTACAACACAGCCCAAGCCGTGCTGGAGTGCAA AAAATCTCAGAAAGGTGGGAAGAGGAGGTGA